Below is a genomic region from Marinobacter salarius.
CCGGTGAAGACATCCAACCGTTACTGGACGAAGTGGAAGACCTGAAGAAACAGAAGTCGGAAGCGGAAGACGGGTTGCGGGTACTACAGGAGGAACTGAACGACTTCCTCGCTGGCATACCAAACCTGCCTGACGATACCGTGCCGGCCGGAGACAGCGAAGACGATAACGTTGAGGTTCGTCGCTGGGGCACCCCCAAGCGCTTCGATTTTGAACCAAAGGACCACGTTGCATTGGGAGAAGCGCTGGGCGGCCTGGATTTCGAGACCGCTACTCGGCTGGCCCATTCCCGTTTTGCGGTAATGCGCGGCCCGGTTGCCCGCCTGCATCGGGCGCTTGCCCAGTTCATGATCAACCTTCACACGGACGAGCATGAGTATACGGAAGCCTACGTGCCGTACCTGGTAAACGCAGATACGCTCTTTGGTACAGGCCAGCTTCCCAAGTTCGAGGAAGACCTTTTTCGCATGGACGGGGAGAAGCCTCTTTATCTAATTCCCACGGCGGAGGTTCCGGCTACCAACCTGGTTAGCAATACCATTCTTGATGCGTCCGAACTGCCCCTGAAACTGGTCTGCCACACCCCCTGTTTCCGTAGCGAAGCTGGCTCTTACGGCCGTGATACCCGGGGCATGATCCGCCAGCACCAGTTTGACAAGGTGGAGCTGGTGCAAGTGGTTCGGCCCGAGGAGTCCGAAGCGGCGCTCGAGGCGCTGACCGGGCACGCTGAAAAAGTACTGCAGCTCCTTGAGCTGCCATACCGGTTGGTCGACCTCTGTGGCGGCGACATGGGGTTTGCCGCCGCACGTACCTACGACATCGAAGTCTGGTTGCCGGGCCAGGACAAGTACCGCGAAATATCCTCCTGCTCCAACGCCAGGGATTTTCAGGCACGGCGCATGCATGCACGCTGGCGTAACCCGGAAACCAATAAGCCGGAACCCGTTCATACCTTGAACGGATCGGGGCTTGCCGTTGGCCGTGCGCTGATTGCGGTGATGGAAAATTACCAGCTGGAAGACGGCAGCATCCAGGTTCCCGAGGTCCTTAAACCGTATATGGGAGGCGTAGACAGAATACAATGAGTGACAGACTCGACGATGCACCATGGAAGGGCGTTGGTGCAAAGCCTGCACCAGTTCGGTACCAAAAGAATCCGGTAACGGAAAACCCGAATAACTCCGAAGGGGAGGTCGCACTCGTCGGTGCCGGCCCGGGTGATCCGGAACTGCTGACATTGAAGGCGTGGCGCCTGATCCAGTCAGCGGAAGTGGTGTTATACGACCGCCTGGTGTCGCCGGAAATCCTGTCACTTATTCCCGAATCCGCCGAACGTGTTCATGTGGGTAAGCAGCGTGCTAACCACACCTTGCCTCAGGATCAGATCAACAGCCGCCTGGTGGAGCTCGCCCGCGAGGGACGCAAGGTGGTGAGACTCAAGGGCGGTGACCCCTTTATTTTTGGCCGTGGCGGCGAGGAGATAGAAACCCTCGCAGCGGCCGGTGTGCGCTTCCAGGTGGTGCCCGGGATTACCGCTGCTTCCGGATGCGCCGCCTACGCCGGCATTCCGCTCACCCACCGGGACCATGCCCAGTCGGTACGGTTTGTGACCGGCCACCTTAAGAACGATACCTGCGATTTGCCTTGGAAAGATTTCGTCCAGAACAACCAGACCCTGGTGTTCTACATGGGCCTGGTCGGGCTACCGATTATCTGCCAGCAACTGACTGCGCACGGTATGTCTCCGGAGATGCCGGTGGCGCTCGTTTCAAGAGGGACAACGCCCCACCAGCAGGTTGTGACGGGGGACCTGACAAACATCGTGGAAAGGGTAGAGAAGAATGCCGTGCCTGCCCCCACGCTGGTCATCATCGGCAACGTGGTGACTCTGAGAAGCAGGCTCGACTGGGTCGGGGGCTGAAATCAGCCCCGACGCTTCGGCAGAACGTCCTTCAGTTTTTCCCGCATATCGCGCAGGGCCTTTTCAGTGCTCTCCCAGTCAATACAGGCATCCGTTACGGACACGCCGTATTTAAGATCAGCCAGATTGTCGGGAATCGACTGATTGCCCCAGTTCAGGTTACTTTCCACCATCAAACCCTGGATGGACTGGTTGCCCTCAACGATCTGGTGGGTAATGTCCTGCAGGACCAGTGGCTGGATGGCCGGATCCTTGCTTGAGTTGGCGTGGCTGCAATCCACCAT
It encodes:
- the serS gene encoding serine--tRNA ligase, translating into MLDPKRVRTQTEEIARRLAIKGYAFDKATFDQLEERRRAIQVKTETLQGEQNRRSKSIGKAKAAGEDIQPLLDEVEDLKKQKSEAEDGLRVLQEELNDFLAGIPNLPDDTVPAGDSEDDNVEVRRWGTPKRFDFEPKDHVALGEALGGLDFETATRLAHSRFAVMRGPVARLHRALAQFMINLHTDEHEYTEAYVPYLVNADTLFGTGQLPKFEEDLFRMDGEKPLYLIPTAEVPATNLVSNTILDASELPLKLVCHTPCFRSEAGSYGRDTRGMIRQHQFDKVELVQVVRPEESEAALEALTGHAEKVLQLLELPYRLVDLCGGDMGFAAARTYDIEVWLPGQDKYREISSCSNARDFQARRMHARWRNPETNKPEPVHTLNGSGLAVGRALIAVMENYQLEDGSIQVPEVLKPYMGGVDRIQ